The Armatimonadota bacterium genome includes a region encoding these proteins:
- a CDS encoding NADH-quinone oxidoreductase subunit M encodes MDSWILTLITFVPLVGALAVLFIPKGKHGAIKWTSLLFSLVPLALSIMLWAGYDASKAGIQYVVKIPWIRVLNVHYYMGVDGISIPFIFLTALLTTLSLVYSWIVTERPKEYFLLFLFLETGMIGVFTSLDFFLFYLFWEISLVPMYFIIGVWGGPRKEYAAIKFFLYTLVGSVAMLLAIIGVYFYTDPHTFSIPEAIQQLPFAGNFALQSLAFWAFFLAFAIKVPMWPFHTWLPDAHVEAPTAGSVILAGILLKLGGYGFLRILLPMLPEASHAYATWVAILALISIIYGGLVAMAQKDMKKLIAYSSVNHMGFVMLGVAAAMAATNASKMADKVIALNGATLQMFSHGLLTGALFLLVGVIYERTHNRDLDQFGGLGAKIPIYAGLLSFMAFGSLGLPGLSGFISEFLVFRGAIPIFTVISALGVIGIVINAAYLLWMLQRVLLGPLNPKWAEITDTDAREIISLVPLAALSLLVGILPSLIIRTFDGSLQQIVQLVSRSAGG; translated from the coding sequence ATGGATTCGTGGATACTGACGCTAATAACCTTTGTACCGTTGGTGGGAGCACTGGCGGTTCTATTCATCCCAAAGGGAAAACATGGGGCAATTAAATGGACCTCGCTGTTATTCAGCCTGGTGCCACTGGCGCTGTCAATCATGCTTTGGGCTGGCTATGACGCGTCTAAGGCAGGAATACAGTATGTAGTCAAGATTCCTTGGATTCGGGTGCTTAACGTCCACTACTACATGGGCGTTGACGGAATCAGCATTCCGTTTATATTTCTGACAGCGCTTTTGACCACACTTTCGCTAGTCTACTCCTGGATAGTAACCGAGCGGCCGAAGGAATACTTTCTACTATTCCTTTTCCTCGAAACGGGAATGATAGGAGTATTCACATCGCTGGACTTCTTCCTCTTCTACTTGTTCTGGGAGATAAGCCTGGTGCCGATGTATTTTATCATTGGTGTATGGGGCGGGCCGAGAAAGGAGTATGCAGCTATCAAGTTCTTTTTATATACGCTTGTCGGAAGCGTTGCAATGCTTCTCGCGATAATCGGCGTATATTTCTACACCGACCCACACACTTTCAGCATTCCAGAAGCCATCCAGCAGCTTCCTTTTGCCGGCAATTTTGCCTTACAATCGTTAGCATTTTGGGCGTTTTTCCTCGCTTTTGCGATCAAAGTGCCAATGTGGCCTTTCCACACATGGCTTCCGGATGCACACGTCGAGGCGCCCACTGCTGGGAGCGTGATTCTTGCAGGCATCCTCCTGAAACTTGGCGGGTATGGCTTTTTGCGCATACTACTTCCAATGCTACCTGAAGCGTCACATGCTTACGCAACATGGGTTGCAATACTAGCGCTAATTAGCATCATATACGGCGGACTAGTAGCAATGGCGCAAAAAGACATGAAAAAGCTCATTGCATATTCCTCGGTGAATCACATGGGCTTTGTCATGCTCGGAGTAGCAGCGGCGATGGCTGCCACAAACGCAAGCAAGATGGCAGATAAGGTAATCGCATTGAACGGTGCCACCTTGCAAATGTTTAGCCATGGACTGCTTACTGGTGCATTATTCCTTTTGGTAGGTGTGATATATGAACGAACACACAACCGCGACCTTGACCAGTTTGGCGGCTTAGGCGCGAAAATTCCAATTTACGCCGGCCTCTTAAGCTTTATGGCGTTTGGATCGCTTGGCCTTCCGGGGCTGTCTGGCTTCATATCCGAATTTCTTGTTTTTCGAGGGGCAATCCCCATCTTTACAGTCATCTCCGCTTTAGGCGTAATTGGCATAGTCATCAATGCCGCATATTTGCTTTGGATGCTCCAAAGGGTTCTTCTTGGTCCACTAAACCCCAAATGGGCTGAAATCACAGATACCGATGCAAGGGAGATCATAAGCCTCGTGCCGCTTGCCGCACTCTCGCTTTTGGTAGGAATTCTCCCTTCCTTGATAATCCGAACATTTGATGGCTCACTCCAACAGATTGTGCAACTAGTATCAAGGAGCGCCGGAGGTTAA
- a CDS encoding NADH-quinone oxidoreductase subunit J, with product MTISLPELPTLSQLAFLIIAATVVFSAMLVVTLRNIFHSLLFLVVTFLGVAGVFLLLAADFLAAVQVLIYIGAIIVLMMFALMLTHRVMSADVTQTSGQWVLAIPVSVGLLTFMFQVFVKHPWGMKAAYTKPTAAVIGTQLLTKYVLPFELASVILLVAMVGAIVLAKEEKDDPA from the coding sequence GTGACAATATCATTACCTGAATTGCCAACTTTATCGCAACTAGCCTTTTTGATTATTGCCGCAACCGTAGTCTTTTCAGCCATGCTTGTCGTCACACTACGCAACATATTCCACTCACTTCTCTTTCTGGTGGTTACGTTTCTTGGAGTTGCTGGAGTATTTCTCCTGCTTGCTGCCGATTTTCTCGCGGCTGTGCAGGTGTTAATTTACATAGGAGCAATTATTGTTCTAATGATGTTCGCACTGATGCTAACGCACCGCGTAATGTCTGCTGATGTAACTCAGACATCAGGACAATGGGTGCTAGCGATACCGGTCAGCGTGGGGCTACTTACTTTCATGTTCCAAGTATTCGTGAAGCACCCGTGGGGTATGAAAGCAGCCTACACAAAACCAACAGCCGCCGTGATTGGCACGCAGTTGCTAACGAAATACGTTCTCCCGTTCGAATTGGCATCAGTTATACTGCTGGTTGCCATGGTTGGAGCAATAGTCCTTGCCAAGGAGGAGAAAGATGATCCCGCTTGA
- the ubiE gene encoding bifunctional demethylmenaquinone methyltransferase/2-methoxy-6-polyprenyl-1,4-benzoquinol methylase UbiE, translating to MSLQIEQITKLEKNKACSREEYIECLFASIAKRYDIANTILSLNLHKSWRKFTLRQTKLANGDTAVDICTGTGDLAIEIARAVGTGKVIAVDFCRPMLDLCVRKLDRLGIKNISLIQGNAENLPLPSNVYKAATIGFGIRNVSNVERAFSEMARVVAPGGSVVCLEFSRPKGKLFARMYNFYSHRILPLIGGLLSGSREAYEYLNLSIDSFLSREELSDIMKKVGLQDIEVFDLTGGIVAVHVGVKK from the coding sequence ATGAGTCTGCAGATTGAGCAGATAACAAAATTGGAAAAAAATAAAGCCTGTTCAAGAGAAGAATACATCGAGTGTTTGTTTGCTAGCATTGCCAAAAGATATGACATAGCAAACACAATTCTCAGTCTGAACTTGCACAAGTCATGGCGAAAATTCACACTCAGGCAAACCAAGCTAGCCAATGGCGATACAGCCGTTGATATTTGTACAGGAACTGGCGACTTAGCAATAGAAATTGCACGTGCAGTTGGAACAGGTAAAGTTATTGCAGTTGACTTTTGCCGGCCCATGCTTGATTTATGTGTCCGCAAGCTCGACCGATTAGGAATAAAAAATATTAGCTTAATTCAGGGCAACGCTGAAAACCTACCACTACCATCAAATGTTTACAAAGCCGCAACAATTGGCTTTGGCATACGAAATGTTAGTAATGTTGAGCGTGCGTTCTCCGAAATGGCTCGCGTTGTAGCACCCGGAGGAAGTGTAGTATGCCTTGAATTCTCACGTCCCAAGGGCAAGCTTTTTGCCCGGATGTATAACTTTTACTCCCATAGAATCCTTCCACTAATTGGTGGCCTGCTGAGCGGCAGCCGTGAAGCATATGAATATCTCAATCTGTCAATCGATTCGTTTCTTTCAAGAGAGGAACTTTCGGATATAATGAAAAAAGTTGGGTTGCAAGATATTGAAGTGTTTGACCTTACGGGCGGCATAGTAGCCGTTCATGTTGGAGTTAAAAAATGA
- a CDS encoding prepilin-type N-terminal cleavage/methylation domain-containing protein — protein sequence MAERLFGATCRALVEKGIWAKTRARFVYKKLSSSLQLREDGFSLIELLVVIVIIALLAAILFPVFISARQAAAKAKCAANLKQLVLANRLYAQDYDGRFVPAAVDIFDGSGGHWRWHGWRETSDGRTKFQPEKGPLFPYLGKSAEVKECPLVGLLDRSGNAFESGGGGYGYNAMYIGGSYWLYGMTPQAAQTTAAIHMVKHPERTVMFTDTAMPQGYPSQHLIEYSFCEPPYFVDARGVSKTHTMPSIHFRHNGRANVAWCDGHVSSEAMTFTIPKNNYRGDNRRFKVGWFGPDSNELFDLE from the coding sequence ATGGCAGAGCGTTTGTTCGGCGCAACTTGCCGGGCTCTCGTTGAAAAAGGCATCTGGGCGAAGACGAGAGCCCGTTTTGTTTATAAGAAGCTTTCATCTTCTCTGCAATTAAGAGAGGATGGTTTTTCGCTAATCGAGCTTCTCGTTGTCATTGTAATAATTGCATTGCTAGCCGCAATCTTGTTCCCCGTTTTTATATCCGCACGACAGGCAGCAGCCAAGGCGAAGTGTGCGGCGAACCTTAAGCAACTTGTTCTAGCCAACCGACTTTATGCACAAGACTATGACGGTAGGTTCGTTCCTGCGGCTGTGGACATTTTCGATGGTTCAGGAGGACATTGGCGTTGGCATGGATGGCGAGAAACATCGGATGGCAGGACAAAATTCCAGCCTGAGAAAGGCCCGCTGTTTCCATACTTAGGCAAAAGCGCAGAAGTTAAAGAATGTCCCTTGGTAGGCTTGCTTGATAGGAGCGGAAATGCTTTTGAGTCAGGTGGTGGCGGCTACGGGTACAACGCTATGTACATTGGGGGAAGTTATTGGCTTTACGGCATGACCCCCCAGGCTGCTCAGACGACTGCGGCAATACATATGGTCAAGCATCCAGAACGCACTGTTATGTTCACAGACACTGCGATGCCCCAGGGCTATCCAAGTCAACATCTCATTGAGTATTCCTTCTGCGAACCTCCTTATTTTGTTGATGCGAGAGGCGTATCCAAAACCCACACCATGCCGTCTATCCATTTTAGACATAACGGGCGGGCGAATGTAGCCTGGTGTGATGGGCATGTGTCGTCTGAGGCGATGACATTTACTATTCCAAAAAACAACTATCGGGGGGACAATAGGAGATTCAAGGTTGGCTGGTTCGGTCCTGATAGCAACGAGCTATTTGATCTTGAATGA
- a CDS encoding PEP-CTERM sorting domain-containing protein (PEP-CTERM proteins occur, often in large numbers, in the proteomes of bacteria that also encode an exosortase, a predicted intramembrane cysteine proteinase. The presence of a PEP-CTERM domain at a protein's C-terminus predicts cleavage within the sorting domain, followed by covalent anchoring to some some component of the (usually Gram-negative) cell surface. Many PEP-CTERM proteins exhibit an unusual sequence composition that includes large numbers of potential glycosylation sites. Expression of one such protein has been shown restore the ability of a bacterium to form floc, a type of biofilm.) codes for MVRKSLLLIMTVALLSFAGLAYAAYLDGPTGYAVQDIVFQIQPGEYVAGFDRLPDGNFVAFSGNRIVKVTSDGNVSTLYTFNSPVYGSFVKVRGGAIYFGESSNGTIWQMGLDGSNPQLIGTLQNNFDLEFNSLGQAFVSANPEWAGQKVFLFDGMADEIVIGLSGYSGPLAFDGSDNLLYATAWARGGDSILRFSAADVASAIGPTSLTQADGQILASSISSPYDMELDVLGNIFFTSGGTLYKLANGSAVATGFASVHNPYHYLTTLRYSALDNSLSVLIGGDTVGVISTLTPVPEPGSLLSLSAMLTCVATVFRRRLCSGIKRRP; via the coding sequence ATGGTTAGAAAAAGTCTCTTATTAATTATGACAGTTGCTCTATTAAGTTTTGCCGGACTTGCTTATGCGGCATACTTGGATGGGCCTACTGGTTATGCCGTTCAGGACATAGTGTTCCAGATACAGCCTGGCGAATACGTTGCTGGTTTTGATAGGCTGCCGGATGGCAACTTTGTGGCTTTTTCGGGGAATCGTATCGTAAAGGTGACTAGTGATGGAAATGTGAGTACACTTTACACATTCAATTCGCCGGTCTATGGTTCATTTGTCAAAGTAAGAGGGGGAGCTATTTACTTCGGAGAGAGTTCAAATGGTACCATTTGGCAGATGGGTTTGGATGGTAGCAATCCACAGTTGATTGGAACGCTTCAGAATAATTTCGATTTGGAGTTTAATTCCTTAGGCCAAGCTTTCGTTTCGGCCAATCCTGAATGGGCAGGACAAAAGGTGTTTTTATTTGATGGCATGGCCGATGAGATAGTAATTGGATTGAGTGGCTATTCTGGCCCTTTGGCATTCGATGGCTCGGATAATTTGTTATATGCAACTGCTTGGGCTCGTGGTGGCGATTCTATTTTGCGATTCAGTGCTGCAGATGTAGCAAGCGCTATTGGCCCAACCAGTCTAACCCAGGCTGACGGCCAGATCTTGGCAAGCTCTATCAGTTCTCCATATGATATGGAGCTAGACGTCTTGGGTAATATTTTCTTCACTAGCGGCGGCACACTTTACAAGCTGGCGAATGGTTCAGCAGTAGCAACCGGCTTTGCGTCGGTGCATAACCCTTATCATTATCTTACTACTCTGAGGTATTCAGCTCTCGACAACAGTTTGTCAGTGCTGATTGGTGGAGACACAGTGGGGGTTATATCTACTTTGACGCCTGTGCCAGAGCCTGGATCGCTGCTCAGCCTATCGGCTATGCTGACATGTGTAGCGACGGTGTTTAGAAGGCGGCTGTGCAGTGGAATAAAACGCAGACCCTAG
- the nuoK gene encoding NADH-quinone oxidoreductase subunit NuoK — MPLEWYLALSAILFCIGVFGVMSRRNAIGILMGIELMLNAANINLVAFGSFHKPAVLTGHIFAVFVMTIAAAEAAVGLAIIIAVYRSRLHINVDKIHEMKW, encoded by the coding sequence ATCCCGCTTGAATGGTATCTTGCACTCTCCGCAATTCTCTTTTGCATAGGAGTTTTCGGCGTAATGAGTCGGAGAAATGCAATCGGTATCCTAATGGGAATTGAGTTGATGCTAAATGCGGCGAATATCAACCTTGTCGCATTTGGCAGCTTTCACAAGCCAGCAGTATTGACCGGTCACATATTCGCAGTTTTTGTTATGACGATTGCAGCAGCTGAGGCTGCAGTTGGTTTGGCAATTATTATCGCCGTATACCGCAGTAGATTGCACATTAATGTAGACAAGATTCATGAGATGAAGTGGTGA
- the nuoL gene encoding NADH-quinone oxidoreductase subunit L, producing the protein MNHIYDTILGLTWLIPILPLAAFCLVLLTGRRGPGQGAYVAITAIVLSFILAVLVSRITIARYFVGGHEFEPFARSVEWLTVGGVTIHMGFMVDQLTVMMLLVVTIVAMLVQIYSVGYMHGDPRYPRFFAYLSLFSAAMLGLVTADNLILLFVSWELVGLTSYLLIGFWFEKPEAMRAAKKAFIVTRVGDLGFLLGVLLLFQYTGTVQLSEIFARVPTLVEATYNIGRLAFSFLPLVGILLFMGAVGKSAQFPLHVWLPDAMEGPTPVSALIHAATMVAAGVYLVGRMYPIFHYQEGSVSLTVVAVIGAITAFMAATIATVINDMKRVLAYSTISQLGYMMLGLGVGGYTAGLLHLMTHAFFKANLFLGAGSVIHATGVQNIQEMGGLKKKMPVTFWTFVISAAALAGLPLTAGFFSKDEILLEVFHASKPLFVVGVLAAFLTAFYMTRLVVLAFLGKPRRPDIHAHESPRVMVLPLVVLGILSIVAGYVAWPWKNVFHHFIHYGEGEATFSWLVACIATLAAVGGIGLGAMMYVKPVISPAALKKRLHPIYVLLENKYYIDEIYWTLIVVPFLEVSRLLGIFDQKIIDGIVNGIAWLTVWLSILYGWFDKWVIDGLVNIIGLVPKVTGRTLRFVQTGVLQNYVLVAFLGVLVMAWLYLHRAWILVYR; encoded by the coding sequence ATGAATCACATTTACGATACAATACTTGGATTGACATGGCTGATACCCATTTTGCCCCTGGCGGCATTCTGTTTGGTCTTGCTAACCGGCAGGAGAGGGCCCGGGCAAGGCGCATATGTCGCCATAACAGCAATTGTATTGTCATTCATTCTAGCTGTCCTAGTTAGCAGAATTACGATAGCCCGCTATTTTGTGGGAGGGCACGAGTTCGAACCATTTGCCCGAAGTGTAGAATGGCTAACCGTCGGCGGAGTCACTATCCACATGGGATTTATGGTGGATCAGCTAACGGTGATGATGCTTCTAGTAGTCACCATCGTGGCAATGCTGGTACAAATATATTCGGTCGGCTACATGCATGGTGATCCCAGATATCCTAGGTTCTTTGCCTACCTTTCTCTGTTCAGTGCCGCAATGCTTGGGCTTGTAACCGCCGACAACCTCATTCTCCTATTTGTCTCATGGGAACTAGTTGGGCTAACATCGTACTTGCTTATTGGTTTTTGGTTTGAGAAACCAGAGGCGATGCGAGCGGCAAAAAAGGCATTCATCGTGACCCGCGTTGGTGACCTGGGCTTCCTGCTCGGAGTGCTGCTGCTTTTCCAATACACTGGAACAGTCCAGCTTAGCGAGATATTTGCACGTGTACCCACGCTGGTAGAAGCAACTTACAATATCGGAAGGCTGGCATTCTCATTCCTACCACTAGTAGGGATTCTGCTATTCATGGGAGCTGTCGGCAAGTCGGCGCAATTCCCGCTTCATGTCTGGCTGCCGGATGCAATGGAAGGTCCTACTCCAGTCAGCGCCCTAATCCATGCGGCAACAATGGTTGCAGCTGGCGTCTACCTAGTCGGGCGAATGTACCCTATTTTTCACTACCAAGAAGGATCGGTCTCACTGACAGTTGTTGCAGTAATTGGCGCAATAACGGCATTTATGGCAGCAACGATTGCAACTGTGATAAATGATATGAAGCGCGTGTTGGCATACTCGACAATAAGCCAACTCGGGTATATGATGCTTGGCTTAGGCGTGGGCGGATATACCGCTGGCTTGCTCCATCTCATGACTCATGCGTTCTTTAAAGCAAACCTATTTCTTGGAGCCGGTAGCGTTATCCATGCAACTGGTGTGCAGAACATTCAAGAAATGGGCGGCTTGAAGAAAAAGATGCCTGTGACTTTTTGGACATTCGTAATAAGTGCAGCGGCACTTGCAGGCTTACCACTGACAGCAGGATTCTTCAGCAAAGATGAAATATTGCTTGAGGTATTTCATGCAAGCAAACCACTTTTCGTCGTCGGCGTTCTTGCGGCGTTTCTCACAGCGTTCTACATGACCCGCTTAGTCGTCCTTGCATTCCTCGGAAAGCCAAGGAGACCCGATATCCATGCACACGAGAGCCCAAGGGTAATGGTTCTGCCGCTTGTAGTGCTCGGCATCCTCTCAATAGTCGCCGGATACGTGGCTTGGCCATGGAAAAACGTATTCCACCACTTCATCCATTATGGTGAAGGCGAAGCAACTTTCAGTTGGCTAGTAGCGTGTATTGCGACACTAGCGGCAGTCGGTGGAATTGGCCTCGGAGCCATGATGTATGTAAAGCCTGTGATATCTCCAGCGGCTTTAAAGAAGCGGCTTCATCCTATTTATGTTCTATTGGAAAACAAGTACTACATCGATGAGATTTATTGGACTTTGATAGTAGTGCCATTCTTAGAAGTTTCGAGGCTTCTTGGGATATTCGATCAAAAGATTATCGATGGCATAGTCAACGGAATCGCCTGGCTTACTGTTTGGCTTTCTATACTCTACGGCTGGTTCGATAAATGGGTCATAGATGGCCTTGTGAACATCATTGGACTAGTTCCAAAAGTAACTGGGCGAACATTGCGCTTTGTTCAGACGGGCGTGCTACAAAATTACGTGCTCGTTGCATTTTTAGGGGTACTAGTTATGGCTTGGCTTTATCTACATAGAGCCTGGATACTTGTATATAGATAA
- a CDS encoding polyprenyl synthetase family protein: MSISSTAGAESLAPRLKFLTLIEDDLRKVENRLENELESRIETAYAASNHILKAGGKRLRPALVLLSARACTGKSASDRLVDVAASAELVHMATLLHDDVIDEAESRRGRTTANSLWGNKASVLTGDYMLSKAFSLLTRSASPRVLRAVAEAAVKMCEGEIRQIELRRRQDPTIESYLEMIQDKTAAFMSMCCRIGALCVSAPTKTEAALSLYGRNLGLAFQITDDLLDLIGNPKVTGKPIGGDIREGKATLPIILATLRASQPERVSIWQIIASGSASTKDIEFVRRVAEDTGALEETHSVAEKFATDAIEKLKELPDSPALASLRELAEYVLSRDR, translated from the coding sequence ATGAGTATTTCAAGCACCGCTGGAGCCGAAAGCTTGGCACCAAGGCTTAAGTTTCTTACCCTAATAGAAGATGACTTGCGAAAAGTCGAGAACCGCCTTGAAAACGAACTTGAATCACGGATTGAAACCGCGTATGCAGCCTCAAATCACATCCTTAAGGCAGGCGGGAAACGCCTTCGGCCAGCTCTTGTGCTCCTATCTGCTCGCGCTTGCACAGGTAAATCGGCTTCCGACCGCCTAGTAGATGTAGCCGCTAGTGCCGAGTTGGTGCATATGGCCACCCTATTACACGATGATGTGATAGACGAAGCGGAATCAAGGCGCGGGCGCACGACGGCAAATTCACTTTGGGGAAACAAAGCTTCTGTCTTAACAGGCGACTACATGCTTTCCAAGGCATTTTCCCTCCTGACGCGAAGTGCAAGTCCCAGAGTATTGAGAGCAGTTGCAGAGGCAGCCGTTAAAATGTGTGAAGGCGAGATTAGGCAAATAGAGCTTCGACGGCGCCAGGACCCTACAATTGAATCTTATCTGGAAATGATTCAAGATAAAACCGCTGCCTTTATGTCCATGTGTTGCCGCATTGGTGCACTATGTGTATCTGCACCTACAAAAACCGAAGCCGCTCTTAGTTTATACGGTCGAAACCTTGGTCTTGCATTTCAAATCACCGATGACCTTTTGGATTTAATTGGTAACCCAAAGGTTACTGGAAAACCTATTGGCGGAGACATTCGCGAAGGAAAGGCAACTTTGCCAATTATCCTAGCAACCCTCAGAGCATCTCAACCGGAACGCGTCTCCATTTGGCAAATAATTGCAAGCGGTTCGGCATCTACGAAAGATATTGAGTTTGTCCGCCGGGTTGCTGAGGATACAGGCGCACTAGAGGAAACCCATTCGGTTGCAGAAAAATTCGCGACCGACGCTATCGAGAAACTTAAGGAGCTTCCGGACTCGCCAGCATTGGCATCCCTCAGAGAATTGGCAGAATACGTTCTTTCCAGGGACCGCTGA
- a CDS encoding NADH-quinone oxidoreductase subunit N, which translates to MDFKLAYIAPELILTIGGMLVLIIGLAMRNRMAAERVDILSPETASIAVLLAALASSIWLMAHVGQGKWQFGQIFAVDGFAIFFKVIALVSTILVILMSVDFFRKVSFHRGEYYALLVFATLAITTMAASADMIMIYLSLEFLSITSYILTGYLKHDLKSNEAALKFFLYGSIAAAAMIYGMSILYGLTGTTNLLEMHAKLISPVEPIPSTYLPLLFLAILLVMVGFGFKIAAVPFHQWAPDTYEGAPTPITAFLSVGSKAAGFAVLARVLSSGITAGSFHWTSFIAALSAASMTLGNLTAIPQLNIKRMLAYSSIAQAGYILVGVASMPFSEQYGLQSVLLYVFIYLFMNLGAFAVVTIISAKLGSDEIDDYSGLISRSPFAAASLAIFLLALAGIPPTAGILAKFYIFLAAINSGIDYLFWLAVIAIANTVISVYYYMNVARVMFFVKPKNSEPIRISRPLAFVLVITLTMTVVVLLYPQPFILIAHASTKMLGK; encoded by the coding sequence GTGGATTTCAAGCTTGCTTACATAGCTCCTGAGTTGATTTTAACTATTGGCGGGATGCTTGTTCTAATAATTGGACTCGCAATGCGAAACCGCATGGCCGCCGAACGGGTGGATATCTTGTCACCAGAAACGGCAAGTATCGCTGTTCTGCTTGCAGCGCTTGCCTCCTCGATTTGGCTCATGGCGCACGTGGGCCAAGGCAAATGGCAATTTGGGCAAATTTTTGCTGTTGATGGTTTCGCTATCTTTTTCAAGGTAATCGCTTTGGTTTCAACAATTCTAGTCATCTTAATGTCGGTAGACTTTTTCAGAAAAGTGAGCTTCCACCGAGGAGAATATTATGCATTGCTCGTGTTCGCAACGCTAGCCATCACTACAATGGCAGCCTCAGCCGACATGATTATGATATACCTGTCGCTGGAGTTCCTAAGCATCACGTCGTATATCCTTACGGGTTACCTGAAGCATGACTTAAAGTCAAACGAAGCCGCTCTTAAATTTTTCTTGTATGGGTCAATTGCAGCTGCTGCAATGATTTACGGCATGTCAATCCTTTATGGCTTGACAGGAACGACTAATTTGCTTGAAATGCATGCAAAGCTTATCTCGCCCGTAGAACCGATTCCCTCGACTTACCTTCCGCTGCTATTCCTAGCAATCTTGCTAGTAATGGTTGGATTTGGATTTAAAATAGCAGCCGTGCCGTTCCATCAATGGGCCCCAGATACTTACGAAGGAGCGCCGACTCCAATAACAGCTTTCCTATCAGTCGGGTCTAAGGCTGCAGGATTTGCAGTATTGGCCAGGGTCCTTTCAAGCGGAATCACTGCAGGGTCGTTCCATTGGACCTCGTTTATCGCTGCATTATCCGCCGCAAGCATGACGCTTGGAAACTTGACGGCTATACCTCAGCTAAACATAAAAAGAATGCTAGCATACTCAAGCATTGCGCAGGCGGGATACATCCTTGTCGGCGTTGCTTCAATGCCGTTCAGCGAGCAATACGGGCTACAATCTGTGCTTCTCTATGTGTTTATTTACTTATTCATGAATCTCGGAGCGTTCGCAGTTGTGACAATCATTTCAGCAAAACTTGGATCGGATGAAATAGATGACTACTCAGGCCTAATCAGCCGCTCGCCATTTGCCGCAGCCTCTCTTGCAATCTTCCTGCTTGCTTTGGCTGGCATACCTCCGACTGCAGGTATCTTAGCCAAATTCTATATTTTTCTAGCAGCAATCAACTCTGGAATCGACTACCTTTTCTGGCTGGCTGTGATAGCGATTGCAAACACCGTAATATCGGTATACTATTACATGAACGTAGCCCGAGTAATGTTCTTTGTGAAGCCCAAAAACAGCGAGCCAATTCGCATATCTCGGCCACTGGCATTTGTGCTTGTGATAACCTTAACAATGACGGTGGTGGTGCTATTATACCCCCAGCCTTTCATCCTTATAGCTCATGCCTCAACGAAAATGCTAGGTAAGTAG